One region of Oryza glaberrima chromosome 7, OglaRS2, whole genome shotgun sequence genomic DNA includes:
- the LOC127778322 gene encoding uncharacterized protein LOC127778322, whose product MDAKVDEMSKAYQELVAAAQAILEARRQPGGENTAAMDAAREAFKQRRKLFAVACDDADALVQSARQSIVSDPGRFVDVVTTPDEDSVRSPTRSSAESSSSSGFGALPDEVLRHILLRLPSAAAAARTSLISRRWRNLWSTLLPKLRFPGVTDLARVGAALRLRVAPVRLLRIESSDRAPDKIVAVLHLAAPLLEGKLCFDVITPAAAAAGAAGTGGAIQIPCFEKATEITIRLRGRLGIQLPPSGVFAKLTALSLSHCRFDDQGQRDLGDAVSSEGCPSLRELRIRDADVVSNLAIRSDSLRLVQLSRLEGIRQLTISAPALTELDLYACLLWGMPMVDIFAPALETLHWVDFFSSSSVRFDEKPNVHRLSVYGMVYGRRNTPGSLQLVQHFTEARDVHLSLVYPSIMDMSCELLVQAVKKLPAVEILSLRLLTIGHTFGPCVYHLLKMSTGIRELKLKLEDHIADGEVPCSSGCVCYEPQAWKKNNISLNFLQKVEINNLSGAERQIYFVKRLLRWTMPELKTITLSFDPSVTVSEKVSRKLLSFSTPGICMGIYLHRNGTRVKYSAAN is encoded by the exons ATGGATGCGAAGGTGGACGAGATGAGCAAGGCGTACCAGGAGCTCGTCGCGGCAGCGCAGGCCATCCtggaggcgcggcggcagccgggCGGAGAGAACACGGCGGCCATGGACGCGGCGCGCGAGGCGTTCAAGCAGCGCCGGAAGCTCTTCGCCGTCGCctgcgacgacgccgacgcgctcGTCCAGTCGGCTCGCCAGAGTATCGTCTCCGACCCCGGGCGCTTCGTCGACGTGGTGACCACCCCCGACGAGGATTCGGTGCGCTCTCCGACGAGGTCCTCCGCGGAATCCTCCTCGTCGAGCGGATTCGGTGCGCTCCCCGACGAGGTGCTCCGCcacatcctcctccgcctcccctccgccgccgccgccgcgcggaccAGCCTCATCTCCCGCCGCTGGCGAAACCTCTGGTCCACCCTCCTCCCGAAGCTGCGGTTCCCCGGCGTCACTGACCTCGcccgcgtcggcgccgccctccgcctccgcgtcgcccCGGTCCGCCTCCTGCGCATCGAGAGCAGCGACCGCGCCCCGGATAAGAtcgtcgccgtcctccactTGGCCGCGCCCCTCCTCGAGGGCAAGCTCTGCTTCGACGTCATcacgccggcggcagcggcagcgggggCGGCCGGGACCGGGGGCGCGATTCAGATCCCGTGCTTCGAGAAGGCCACGGAGATCACCATCCGCTTGCGCGGCCGCCTCGGCATCCAGCTGCCACCATCCGGCGTCTTCGCGAAGCTCACCGCGCTGAGCTTGAGCCACTGCAGGTTCGACGACCAGGGCCAGCGCGATCTCGGGGACGCCGTCTCGTCGGAGGGGTGCCCGTCGCTACGAGAGCTCCGTATCCGCGATGCCGATGTGGTGTCCAATCTAGCCATCCGCTCGGATTCTCTCCGCCTTGTTCAGCTGTCTCGACTGGAAGGGATTCGTCAGCTCACCATTTCTGCTCCTGCGCTTACAGAACTAGATTTGTACGCTTGCTTATTGTGGGGGATGCCAATGGTTGACATCTTTGCTCCAGCACTGGAGACACTTCATTGGGTTGATTTTTTCAGTTCGAGTTCAGTCCGATTTGATGAGAAGCCCAACGTCCATAGACTCTCCGTCTATGGCATGGTGTATGGACGTCGAAATACTCCAGGCTCTCTGCAACTCGTGCAGCATTTTACAGAAGCCCGCGATGTTCATCTATCTCTCGTCTATCCCTCT ATCATGGATATGTCCTGTGAGCTCCTGGTGCAAGCAGTGAAAAAGCTCCCTGCCGTTGAAATCCTATCTCTGCGGTTATTAACAATAGGACATACCTTTGGACCTTGTGTTTACCATTTGCTTAAGATGTCTACTGGTATAAGGGAGCTGAAGCTGAAGTTAGAAGATCACATTGCG GATGGAgaagttccttgctcatctggCTGCGTTTGTTATGAGCCCCAGGCCTGGAAAAAGAATAATATCAGCTTGAATTTTCTCCAGAAAGTTGAAATCAACAATTTGAGTGGAGCAGAGCgtcaaatatattttgtcaAACGACTGTTGAGATGGACGATGCCAGAGCTCAAGACGATTACTCTAAGTTTTGATCCTTCGGTTACTGTCAGCGAGAAGGTGTCTAGGAAGCTACTTAGCTTCTCTACCCCAGGGATTTGCATGGGAATTTACTTGCACCGCAATGGAACTAGGGTAAAGTATAGTGCAGCGAACTAG